A genomic window from Pantoea alhagi includes:
- the iscA gene encoding iron-sulfur cluster assembly protein IscA, with protein MSITLSDSAASRVSNFLHNRGKGFGLRLGVRTSGCSGMAYVLEFVDAPQPEDTVFEDKGVNVVIDAKSLVYLDGTELDFVKEGLNEGFRFNNPNMKDECGCGESFNV; from the coding sequence ATGTCTATTACCCTGAGCGACAGCGCGGCTTCCCGCGTAAGCAACTTTTTGCATAACCGTGGTAAAGGCTTTGGCTTACGTCTTGGCGTACGTACCTCTGGCTGTTCCGGCATGGCCTACGTGCTGGAGTTTGTCGATGCGCCCCAGCCCGAAGATACCGTTTTCGAAGATAAAGGCGTTAACGTGGTTATCGATGCGAAAAGCCTGGTTTATCTCGACGGGACCGAGCTTGATTTCGTGAAGGAAGGCCTGAACGAAGGGTTCAGGTTCAATAACCCGAACATGAAAGATGAATGCGGCTGCGGAGAAAGCTTCAACGTTTAG
- the hscB gene encoding co-chaperone HscB, translated as MDYFTLFGLPPSFEIDAAELTARFQALQRQFHPDRFASQPERERLQALQQAATINQGYQALRQPLPRAEYLLSLHGFDINNEQHTMRDTAFLMEQLALREELDAIEQAPDAEAKLQAFMQRLAAMMQQRSQQMQQELAAAQWDAAADTVRKLRFLAKLRSQTEQLEEKLLDF; from the coding sequence ATGGATTACTTCACTCTTTTTGGCCTGCCGCCCTCTTTTGAGATTGACGCGGCAGAGCTCACCGCTCGTTTTCAGGCGCTGCAACGTCAGTTCCACCCCGATCGCTTCGCATCACAGCCGGAGCGTGAACGCCTTCAGGCCTTACAGCAGGCCGCCACCATCAATCAAGGCTATCAGGCTCTGCGCCAGCCGCTGCCGCGCGCGGAATATCTGCTGTCGCTGCACGGTTTCGATATCAATAATGAACAGCATACGATGCGCGATACTGCCTTTCTGATGGAGCAGCTGGCGTTGCGGGAAGAGCTGGACGCGATAGAACAGGCGCCCGACGCCGAAGCGAAACTGCAAGCCTTTATGCAGCGGCTGGCAGCAATGATGCAGCAGCGCAGTCAGCAAATGCAGCAGGAACTGGCCGCTGCCCAGTGGGATGCGGCGGCAGATACGGTGCGCAAGCTGCGTTTTCTCGCTAAACTGCGCAGCCAGACAGAACAGCTGGAAGAGAAGCTGCTCGATTTCTAA